From one Spiroplasma endosymbiont of Lasioglossum villosulum genomic stretch:
- a CDS encoding NAD(+)/NADH kinase: protein MKNYKFTIIANKYENSQSLAKELRAKLLALKALEDTSFPDIVFIIGGDGTFLKAVHDYNNILNTVKFVSFKCGNLGFYENFLNTEVDKVLMWIDKNDNNLIVNKFSLLEVNINNKILYAINEVKFVNLTTTLSCQVLINNQLFENFRGSGLVIATRTGSTGLMKSLGGAVLISNHNLMQFHEIAPVANNSYRSLNSPLILDENHEITLKNIQKDSKLSDFGKLIVDTFDFNDKLNDKVTIKLSKLTLQVLEYRLNHYSLLAKVKKAFIQED from the coding sequence ATGAAAAATTATAAATTTACAATTATTGCTAATAAATATGAGAATTCTCAATCATTAGCTAAGGAATTAAGGGCCAAGTTATTGGCCCTTAAAGCACTTGAAGATACTTCTTTTCCAGATATTGTTTTTATTATTGGTGGTGATGGAACATTTTTAAAAGCTGTTCATGATTATAATAATATACTCAATACTGTTAAGTTTGTTAGTTTTAAATGTGGTAATCTTGGTTTTTATGAAAACTTTTTAAACACAGAAGTTGACAAAGTATTAATGTGAATTGATAAAAATGATAATAATTTAATAGTAAATAAATTTTCATTATTAGAAGTAAATATTAATAATAAGATTTTATATGCTATTAATGAAGTTAAATTTGTTAATTTAACAACAACTCTTTCATGTCAAGTGTTAATTAATAATCAATTATTTGAAAACTTTCGTGGTTCTGGTTTAGTTATTGCAACAAGAACTGGTTCGACGGGTTTAATGAAATCACTTGGTGGTGCTGTTTTAATTTCAAATCATAACTTAATGCAATTTCATGAAATTGCTCCAGTAGCTAATAATAGTTATCGCAGTTTAAATTCACCACTAATTTTGGATGAAAATCATGAAATTACTTTGAAAAATATTCAAAAAGATAGTAAATTGAGCGATTTTGGAAAATTAATTGTTGATACTTTTGATTTTAATGATAAACTAAATGATAAGGTAACAATTAAATTATCAAAATTAACGTTACAAGTTTTAGAATATCGACTTAATCATTATTCTTTACTTGCTAAAGTAAAAAAAGCTTTTATTCAAGAAGATTAA
- a CDS encoding Spx/MgsR family RNA polymerase-binding regulatory protein, translating into MIKIYVSPSCLSSKKVIQFFDKHKIPYIKRNIIHNPLTDTEIKLLLRFVPNGVGDIISTRAKFIKTHAINIEKLTMLQVFDLIKTSPTVLKRPIIVQENKQRIQIGYNEDEIELFLRGSIENEFEDSCEIF; encoded by the coding sequence ATGATTAAAATATATGTTTCGCCAAGTTGTTTGTCTTCAAAAAAAGTTATTCAATTTTTTGATAAACATAAAATTCCATATATTAAACGTAATATTATCCATAATCCATTGACCGATACTGAAATTAAATTATTATTAAGATTTGTACCAAATGGTGTTGGTGATATTATTTCAACAAGAGCAAAGTTTATTAAAACACATGCTATTAATATTGAAAAGTTAACAATGTTACAAGTTTTTGATTTAATTAAAACTTCACCAACTGTTTTAAAACGTCCAATTATTGTTCAAGAAAATAAACAACGTATTCAAATTGGTTATAATGAAGATGAGATTGAATTATTTTTACGTGGTTCTATTGAAAACGAATTTGAAGATTCTTGTGAAATATTTTAA